CTCTTGATTCCCCTCCATTTAAGTGGACACGCAAACGATTATTTGATGTGCTTAAGAATTCCGAGGTTAGAATGAGCGAGAGCCAGATAAAAAGGCATCTACTAGTATTAAAGGAGCTGGACCTGATCCAGGCAACTACAGGGGCTGGTACCTATATAAAAGATAGCGGCAGGGCTGTGATTAATCAATTTGAGCGAAACATGGCCAAGACACAATAGTTTGTCCAAATTTGACTGCCATAGATGGACAAGCATGGCCAAACAAAACCCGAACTGCCCATATATCTACGTTATTGATTGGCATAGGTATTGCGATAACATGAGGTATACAATATAAGATTCGCGAATCTTATTTATGAGCAGTTTAATTATTACTAACCAGGAGGAGATGGAACATGTATTACGCGGTAGATTGGGTAGATAGGGTTGATTTCGCAAAAATGCGAGAGATGCGTGTCGAGCGCTTGCGGGAAACAATGGTGAAGCATAACCTGGATGCGCTGATAACTTTCAGAGCAGAAAACATCAGGTACATGACTAACATGAGGCCCTTGTGGTGGCCAATATCTTTCCTGTCCAGAAATGCTTCAATGATGACACAGACCAGCAGCCCGACGCTTTATGTAACCAGCGGAGATGCACCGCGCTGCCGTGCTACAATGACATGGATGGATCCGGAGGATATTAAGCCCTGCGGAACAATGGAAGAGCCCGGTATTGTTGATACCATGATAAAACAGTTCGTACAAACCCTAAGAGAAAAAGGCTTTAAAAAGGGAAGAGTTGGTGTTGACGCAGGTACCTTTGTAATGCTTGAGAAGCTAAAAGCAGCCCTTCCGGATTGTGAGGTTGTTGACGGTGATGCGTGTGTAATAGAAGCTAAAGCGATTTTGAACTCCGAAGAGATAAAACTAATGAGACTGTCATCCAAAATAGCCGAAATAGGTATGCAGACAGCAATTGACAATATAAGGACTGGTGCAAGGAACTGCGAAATACTGGGCGAAGTGATGAAGGTATTCTACTCGTTTGGCATGGAAGTGCCTCAGTGCAACCTTATAGTTACCTCTGGAGAAGAGACAGCTCCACTCCATCGTTTTGCTTCAGACAGAACTATAAGATACGGTGATTTGGTATTCATGGACCTGGGCGGCTGCTTCAACGGGTATTTCTCGGACTTTACAAGGACAGTAGTGCATGGCAAGCCCAATGATATGCAAAAGCGTATTTACAATGCAGTGTACGAAGAAATGATGGTTGTGCATGAATTGCTTAAACCCGGGCATACCAACGAAGAGTTAAATATTGCCGCCCGTAATGTTATCAAGAAGCATGGTTTTGAAGAGTGGGGATTCCACGGAGTATTAGGACACTCCATAGGCGTTTCAGGGCTCTGCGCACCGCTAATTGGAGAAATATCGGCTTCCGGTGGAGAAGTTTTTGAATTCCAGCCCGGTATGTGTTTCTCGTGTGAGCCGGCAATACTGGTACCCAATGTTCCCGGTGGCGGTGGAGTACGATTGGAGGACACTATACTCGTAACTGAAACAGGTAATGAAATATTGACAAAACATCCATATTGCGAGGATTTGCTGGGTTAATCCACAAGGAGGAAGTGCTAGCACGCTTCCTCCTTGTGAAGCATCCAAAAGGAAATTATATATAGAAATGGACCTGAACAGTTCAAATATCTTTCTATATAAGCAGTTATTATTTAACAAGCAGTTGCTGTGATGTACCCACTCATTAGGCTGGACAACTGGTAAACTGAGATAATAACAAGTTTTTTATAAAATTGGAGAGCAAGTTATCTTTAGTCTAAAAAATGGAAGGAGGATTTAGTAAATGGGTAAGGCCAAAAGGAACGGAGTTTTATTGGTAACCTGTATTCTAATTACAGCTATGGCTTTGGGAGCGGGTTGTACCCCAAAAATGGAACTTCAAGCTCCTGGAGAAAATGCCGAGGTAGAAATTCCCAAAAGAGTACTGGCGGTAGGAAGCGCATCTTCCGGAAGTTTGTATGTTACCTATACTGCAGCATGGGCGGACATGCTTATGAAGAACATCGAGGGGCTTAATGTAACTGTAGAGCCGGGCGGATCATCACAAAACATGCAAACTGTACATTCAGGGGATACTGATTTTGGCATTACGGCTACACTGCAAACATACCCAGGCTATTATGGAATTGGATGGGCAAATGGCGCTAAATATCAAAACGTTTGCTCGTTATTCCCTTCTTATTCCTATGAAGGAGTTTTTTTCACTAAGGCATCGAATAGGGACATTAATTCAATAAAAGACCTTGATGGAAAGATTATTTCTTTCGGATATGCTGGCGGAGGAAGTGATTTTACAGGAAGAGAGCTTATGGAGTTCTTTGGGATAAAGCCTAAGGAGATTGTCAATGCTAGCTGGACAGACGTTGGCGGTATGCTTGGGGACGGACTGGTTGATGCGATATTCTATCTTGCTGGACATCCAGCTTCGTTTATTCAGGAATTAGAAATGCAACACGAACTCAAGTTCTTTGGGCTTACTGATGACGAGTTTAAACAATTCCAGGAAGAAAAACCATATTATAATGTAGGCACCCTAAAAAGCGGCACTTATAAGGGAATGACAGATGATTACAAAGCACTTCAAGGATGGAACTTTATCATTGTATCTCCAGAACTTTCAGAAGATTTTGTATACCTGATTACTAAAACAACTTGGGAAAACGTAGAGGCAATTCACAATGCTCACGTAAGCTTTGTACAGACGGATTTAGAGAATGTAAAATACATGAACTTACCATTACATCCAGGTGCTAAGAAGTATTATGAAGAGAAGAATGTTGAACTGCCCCAATTACCATCGCCTCCTAAAAACTGATTACAGCAGGTACATCTATAAGGGTATTATTACCCTTATAGATGTACCCTCCTAATTATTAGTTTATCTCTAATAAGCTGAGATGTATTGATGCCGAAATCAATATAGAATTATTTTGTTTTCGCCTGCAATACGAATTAACGACGAGGTGAATAGATATGGCTCCAGAAACAGAAGATGTAAAAATACAAAAGCTTTTGGATGAATATGAAAAAAGAAAAAGAACTTTTTCTGGTAGAACGGCACAGATAATAACTATAATAGCGGTAGCAGGTTCACTGTGGCATATATATGCATTGGGTATTGCGGCAACATCGGTAATATTATTAAGAAATTTACACGTTATGTTTGGTTTCATATTAATACCATTGCTTTATCCTGGTTTTGATAGAAACGAAAAAATTTCGTTCTTTGACATACTTATGGTTTTATCAGGAATAGCTGTAACAATATATGTATTTATGCAAGACCACAGTTTTATTTTGAGAGCAGGAGTAAGCCCAACCCAGGGGGATATAATATTTGGAGTAATAGCTATATTTTTGGTTCTCGCAATTACCAAAAGGGTATTAGGTTGGCCCTTGGTAATTGTTGCTCTAGCTTTTATGGTTTACGCAAAATTCGGAAGCTATTTTCCAGGTATGTTTATTGGAAGAAACTACTCGTTATCAAGAATTATCAGTTATGTCTTTAATATAGACGGAATATACGGGATAACAACAGGGGTTTCGTCCACATATGTAGTGCTATTTATTCTTTTCGGAGCATTTTTGAAGAACTCTGGTGCGGGCGAGTTATATACCGATTTATCTTATGCTATTGCTGGCAGAGCGAAGGGTGGTCCTGCAAAAGTTTCGGTAATTTCAAGTGCTCTTTTTGGCACCATATCTGGAAGTGGGATAGCTAACGTAGTAACAACTGGCTCAATGACTATTCCATTAATGAAAAAATCAGGATTTAGGAAAGAGTATGCAGGGGCGGTAGAAGCAGTTGCCTCTACCGGTGGTCAAATAATGCCTCCAGTAATGGGAGCAGGAGCATTTTTGATGGCAGAGATGATTGGCGTGCCCTATAAAGATGTGATGATCGCAGCCATACTTCCTGCATTACTCTATTTTGTTACTACTTTTTTTGTCATTGACTTAAGGGCAGGAAAAGATGGGTTAGTAGGTCTTAAAGCAGAAGAACTGCCGAGCATTAAAGAAGTGATAAGAACTAAGGGTCACTTGATTCTTCCGCTGATAATGCTGTTATATGCTCTCATTATTCAGGGTGCAACACCTATAAGAGCGGCTTTTCTATCGATTATTGCTTGCGTAGTAGTTTCTTACTTCAGGAAAGTTACAAGAATGGATATAAAAAGTATATTAAACGCATTGGAAACAGGGATATATGGTTCTTTAGAAGTTATTGCCGCATGCGCTTGTGCAGGAATAATAATGGCATTAGTTTCTTTAACAGGGATAGGTCTTAAACTGTCAACCTTGATAGTAATACTAGCTGGCTCCAGTTTATTCTTAGCTCTTATTTTAACCGCTGTAATTATTGTAATACTCAGTATGGGATTGCCGACAACAGCATGTTATCTTATAGGTGCTGCCATAATGGCACCCGCATTAACCCAATTGGGTATTAGCCCATTGCAATCTCATTTGTTTATTTTTTATTTTGCTTGTCTAAGCGGTATCACCCCTCCAGTAGCATTAGCAGCATATCCAGCAGGGGCGATAGCCAAAGCGAATCCTGTAACAGTCAGTTTTGTTGCATTTAGAATGGCTATTGTAGGTTTTATAATTCCATTTATCATGGTTTATTCCCCCGCTATTCTCCTAATTGGTAAACCATTGGAAGTGGCTATTGTAGTTGTAACTTCTTTGGTAGGCGCATATGCTATCGCAGTGGCTACTGAAGGCTGGTTCAAAAAATCTTTGCATATGCTGGGAAGAGTATTGCTGCTGGTTGGTGGAATATGCATGATTGTTCCAGGTTCGATGACTGACTTTCCAGGAATCGTACTTATTGTATTAGGTTACCTTGTAGGCACAAGATTTAATAAAAAATTGCGAAATTGTAGGTTATAAGGGGTGGTATTAAATTGAAAGCCAATGTATTAACAAAACCAAAAAAGCTTGATTTTGTCGATGTTGCACTTCCAAGACTTAAGCACCACGAAGTGTTAGTGAAGGTTGGCTGTGTGGGAATCTGTGGAACCGACATTTCTGTATATAGAGGTGATTATGCTGCCAAGGAAAATGTTATATTAGGCCATGAGTATGACGGTATTGTAACCGAAGTAGGACCCGAGGTTAGCAAGGTTAAGGTAGGCGAACATGTTGCTTCCCAGGCAAGTTGGGGCTGTGGGAAATGCTATTGGTGTTACAATGGGATGGCTTCGTACTGCCAAAAACCAATTATGTTGGGTAGGACCATAGATGGCTCCCTGGCAGAGTATATCATTGTACCAGAAAACGTACTGCTGAAAATTAGCAGCAACGTAAATCCAATAGAAGCTCAAAGTGTGGTTGGAGTAGCTACTGCCTTAAGAGCTCTGTATCGTTCAGGGATAAGGATTGGGGACAGTGTGTTGCTTATCGGACCTGGATACAGTGGATTGATAATGCAGCAGCTTTGTAAGCTTGCCGGTGCAAAGGAGGTAGGAATGATTGGAACAAGGGACTCCCGGTTGCAAATAGCAAAACATTTAGGGGCAGACTTTATCTGGAATAACAAACAGGATCCTGACTGGGAAAAGAACGTGCTTGAGAGAACAGGCAACGTTGGGTTTGACATTTGCATAGAGGCATCGGGAACTGTATCGGCGTTGTTGTCAGCAGTAAAAATGGTCAAAAAAGGGGGAACTATTGTTCAATTTGGTACTTCTTTCAATTATATTGACGGATTGCCGCAAAAAGACTTTTACAGCAAAGAGATTTCAATGGTTGGTTCAAAAGGAGGATATGGATTTTATCCAAAGGCAATAGAACTATTGGAACAGAAAAAGGTTAAGATTGAACCCCTTATCACCCATAGGTTCCCATTGAGAGAAGCAGCAAGGGCTTTTGAAGTTATGGACAAAAGGCTGGATAATGTAATGAGGGCAGTAGTATTTTGCAATGAGGGATAGTATATGAAAAAAACAAAAATACTCATAGTATCTACGGGAGGTACCATCTCATCGAAGTATGATGGCGAAAAAGGTTATTCACCGGAGATATCTGCCCAGGAATTGGGTTCATCACTTAGCGATATAGAAAATATTGTGGATATTGAGGCCGTACAGTTCTGTAACGTGCTGAGCTTTGCTTTAG
This portion of the Bacillota bacterium genome encodes:
- a CDS encoding aminopeptidase P family protein yields the protein MYYAVDWVDRVDFAKMREMRVERLRETMVKHNLDALITFRAENIRYMTNMRPLWWPISFLSRNASMMTQTSSPTLYVTSGDAPRCRATMTWMDPEDIKPCGTMEEPGIVDTMIKQFVQTLREKGFKKGRVGVDAGTFVMLEKLKAALPDCEVVDGDACVIEAKAILNSEEIKLMRLSSKIAEIGMQTAIDNIRTGARNCEILGEVMKVFYSFGMEVPQCNLIVTSGEETAPLHRFASDRTIRYGDLVFMDLGGCFNGYFSDFTRTVVHGKPNDMQKRIYNAVYEEMMVVHELLKPGHTNEELNIAARNVIKKHGFEEWGFHGVLGHSIGVSGLCAPLIGEISASGGEVFEFQPGMCFSCEPAILVPNVPGGGGVRLEDTILVTETGNEILTKHPYCEDLLG
- a CDS encoding TRAP transporter permease is translated as MAPETEDVKIQKLLDEYEKRKRTFSGRTAQIITIIAVAGSLWHIYALGIAATSVILLRNLHVMFGFILIPLLYPGFDRNEKISFFDILMVLSGIAVTIYVFMQDHSFILRAGVSPTQGDIIFGVIAIFLVLAITKRVLGWPLVIVALAFMVYAKFGSYFPGMFIGRNYSLSRIISYVFNIDGIYGITTGVSSTYVVLFILFGAFLKNSGAGELYTDLSYAIAGRAKGGPAKVSVISSALFGTISGSGIANVVTTGSMTIPLMKKSGFRKEYAGAVEAVASTGGQIMPPVMGAGAFLMAEMIGVPYKDVMIAAILPALLYFVTTFFVIDLRAGKDGLVGLKAEELPSIKEVIRTKGHLILPLIMLLYALIIQGATPIRAAFLSIIACVVVSYFRKVTRMDIKSILNALETGIYGSLEVIAACACAGIIMALVSLTGIGLKLSTLIVILAGSSLFLALILTAVIIVILSMGLPTTACYLIGAAIMAPALTQLGISPLQSHLFIFYFACLSGITPPVALAAYPAGAIAKANPVTVSFVAFRMAIVGFIIPFIMVYSPAILLIGKPLEVAIVVVTSLVGAYAIAVATEGWFKKSLHMLGRVLLLVGGICMIVPGSMTDFPGIVLIVLGYLVGTRFNKKLRNCRL
- a CDS encoding alcohol dehydrogenase catalytic domain-containing protein; the encoded protein is MKANVLTKPKKLDFVDVALPRLKHHEVLVKVGCVGICGTDISVYRGDYAAKENVILGHEYDGIVTEVGPEVSKVKVGEHVASQASWGCGKCYWCYNGMASYCQKPIMLGRTIDGSLAEYIIVPENVLLKISSNVNPIEAQSVVGVATALRALYRSGIRIGDSVLLIGPGYSGLIMQQLCKLAGAKEVGMIGTRDSRLQIAKHLGADFIWNNKQDPDWEKNVLERTGNVGFDICIEASGTVSALLSAVKMVKKGGTIVQFGTSFNYIDGLPQKDFYSKEISMVGSKGGYGFYPKAIELLEQKKVKIEPLITHRFPLREAARAFEVMDKRLDNVMRAVVFCNEG
- a CDS encoding TAXI family TRAP transporter solute-binding subunit, which translates into the protein MGKAKRNGVLLVTCILITAMALGAGCTPKMELQAPGENAEVEIPKRVLAVGSASSGSLYVTYTAAWADMLMKNIEGLNVTVEPGGSSQNMQTVHSGDTDFGITATLQTYPGYYGIGWANGAKYQNVCSLFPSYSYEGVFFTKASNRDINSIKDLDGKIISFGYAGGGSDFTGRELMEFFGIKPKEIVNASWTDVGGMLGDGLVDAIFYLAGHPASFIQELEMQHELKFFGLTDDEFKQFQEEKPYYNVGTLKSGTYKGMTDDYKALQGWNFIIVSPELSEDFVYLITKTTWENVEAIHNAHVSFVQTDLENVKYMNLPLHPGAKKYYEEKNVELPQLPSPPKN